One Bacillota bacterium genomic window, TCTTTGTCCCACCAGGGCCGCCACCAGGCACCCACGGTTACTCTTCCTTTGCCAATCTGCCAAATTCGTTGCTTACCTTTGCCATTAGCCTTTCAAAGCACCTGAAATTCTTAGACTTCCACTTCTTCCTGCTGTGAAAAACTGCCATTTCCACCTCCTTGTTAGGAGTATCACTGCCCGCTCAAAGGATTTACTCATAACTTAGCACCACCAAAGCGCCCTGTATACCCCCAGAACTGGGGGTTTTATCCTCCCAATTTGGGGGGTTTTAACCGGCACGCCAATGGGGTAGGTTTGAAACAGAGGAACGAGTAAGAAAAGCAACCGGGCAACAATTCAGCGGTTAAGGAGGGCGAGGAGCCCTTTTATGCCGCCTTTTACGCCGAGCTTTTGGTAAATTTGCTTGCGGTAGTCTTCGACGGTGGAAACGCTGAGGTAAAGCTTGCCCGCTATGTCTTTGCTGCTTAGCCCAGAAAGCAAAAGCCGAAGGACCTCTCCTTCGCGTGGGGTAAGTTCCCGCCACATCCGGGGGTAAAGCAAGGCTAGGCGCCAATCGTACACCGGTTTGCTTGAGTTTTTGCTCAAGTTCCCTGAGGTAAAGCTCCCTTTCTATCGAATCAACCAGCGTTTGCAGGTGCGCTGCGACTAAACCCAGTTCCCTTTTCGCGTGCATTGAAATATCAAGGTAGCCGCCGATTCTGCCTTTAGGGTCTTTTACCGGGCTGGCGACGCACCACCAGTCCTTGAAGAGCCGGCAGTAGTGCTGCTCACCGCGGATGGCGACAAGGCAGTTGCGCTCTCGCGCCAGGGCCAGGGCGTTCGTGCCGCAGCTCTCTTCGGTGAAGACGGTGCCGGGCTTGACGCCGGCCTTTTCGGCGGCGATTAAAACCTCGGGCGCGGCGAAGATTTTAAGGGCTACGAGTTCCGGGTCGCAGAGGATATAGATATATTCTCACTGCAGACCGGCACGGTATGCGGGGGTGATCACCCCTTCGGCAACGGCGATAAACGAGGCGCTGGCTTTCAAGCACGGCCCAAGCTCGGTTTCTGACAGGATCCGCCGGGGCTTTATAAGGTCGGGCGGCACCTTCAGGGAGCGACAGCGGGCGTAAGACTGCGCCAACTCAGCCGGCGGGCAGAGATCGAGGTGGTAATCTCCTGCCCTCGCTCCCGGTTTGGGCGGGAAAAGCAAGGCCATCCCTCCACCTGTCCCTGGTAGGAGACCGGATAACGGGCAAGTTTTGGCGGTCCCGGAGTGAATCCAGGGTTTCAAACGTAAGAAGTAT contains:
- a CDS encoding LuxR C-terminal-related transcriptional regulator; amino-acid sequence: MLSGLSSKDIAGKLYLSVSTVEDYRKQIYQKLGVKGGIKGLLALLNR